The following proteins are encoded in a genomic region of bacterium:
- a CDS encoding ImmA/IrrE family metallo-endopeptidase has translation MSRLHFQDEAELYAYKAWKTLGLEPPVDLDLVASRLGIDVHERDFVAEIDGVYLRLPGAPPVIAINNSYTISPARRRFTLAHEIGHHLLGSRVSADSRLFFLDTSKTRRTIMERACDRFAALLLMPEDMIRRHYDELVHNPSCRLSIMAERFGVSTWAMRLRLKELGLAVKSRCRA, from the coding sequence GTGTCCAGGCTCCATTTTCAGGATGAAGCGGAGCTTTACGCATATAAAGCGTGGAAGACGCTGGGGCTTGAGCCTCCTGTCGATCTGGATTTAGTGGCGTCCAGACTGGGAATAGACGTGCATGAGCGCGACTTCGTAGCTGAGATCGACGGCGTATATCTGCGTCTACCGGGTGCTCCACCTGTGATTGCAATAAATAACTCGTATACCATATCTCCTGCGCGCCGCCGGTTCACACTTGCGCATGAGATCGGCCATCACCTGCTGGGCAGCCGCGTTTCAGCAGACAGCAGGCTGTTTTTCCTCGACACCAGCAAGACCAGACGCACAATAATGGAACGCGCATGCGACAGGTTCGCGGCTCTGCTGCTGATGCCCGAGGACATGATACGGCGTCACTATGATGAACTCGTGCACAATCCGTCCTGCAGGCTGAGCATAATGGCCGAGCGGTTCGGGGTCTCGACATGGGCTATGAGACTCCGCCTAAAGGAGCTTGGATTAGCTGTAAAATCACGCTGCCGAGCTTGA
- a CDS encoding prepilin-type N-terminal cleavage/methylation domain-containing protein: MLEASCASGVLRAPVHTIRNGRRACFGLYGFSLIELLVVIAVIAILAAVLFPVFISAKDKAGQTQCISNLKQIASAWLMYVDDNSGRACPSYYWASGGWVRAWDFDLKATQTTSIWKYGLLGPYMKSGKIKSCPSFYGGKWDRPYSGYAYNASYIGGDVTVDGNVFVDEYTDRPHTTAFLGRIKHPSKTAVFADGGFGSPVSAQNYLRAPSDVYFQEGTVHYRHNGAASVAYADGHVAAVRRKYTHYANVPWLNIKQKSYDCSPSTGGLSLDDSAYDLD; the protein is encoded by the coding sequence ATGTTGGAAGCAAGTTGCGCGTCAGGCGTACTACGGGCTCCCGTCCACACAATCCGAAATGGGCGGCGAGCCTGTTTTGGTTTATATGGTTTTTCGCTTATAGAGCTATTGGTGGTAATAGCTGTCATTGCCATTCTTGCGGCTGTGCTCTTTCCCGTATTCATATCAGCGAAAGATAAAGCCGGACAGACGCAGTGTATTTCAAACCTCAAACAAATCGCCTCGGCATGGCTGATGTATGTCGACGATAACTCCGGCAGGGCTTGTCCATCATATTACTGGGCATCTGGCGGCTGGGTGCGTGCATGGGACTTCGACCTAAAGGCTACTCAAACCACTTCCATCTGGAAATACGGCCTGCTCGGCCCGTATATGAAAAGCGGCAAGATCAAGAGCTGCCCATCTTTCTACGGCGGCAAATGGGACAGGCCGTATTCCGGCTATGCATACAATGCCAGCTATATCGGCGGAGATGTCACAGTCGACGGCAATGTCTTTGTTGACGAATATACCGACCGGCCTCATACAACTGCATTTCTCGGCCGGATAAAACACCCTTCAAAAACGGCAGTCTTTGCCGACGGCGGGTTCGGCAGCCCTGTAAGCGCTCAGAATTATCTACGTGCTCCGAGCGACGTCTATTTTCAAGAAGGCACGGTCCATTATCGCCACAATGGAGCCGCCTCAGTCGCATATGCCGATGGCCATGTCGCCGCTGTCCGGCGCAAATACACCCATTACGCCAATGTCCCCTGGCTTAACATCAAGCAGAAATCGTACGATTGCTCTCCTAGCACGGGTGGGCTGTCACTGGATGACTCTGCGTACGACCTGGACTAA